A region from the Syntrophales bacterium genome encodes:
- a CDS encoding nucleotidyl transferase AbiEii/AbiGii toxin family protein: MIEKRQVQKLAQAWQTTTENVVREYFQQLFLSRLYQEKGSDKLLFKGGTALRIIWQSPRFSEDLDFTGVNIAIKGIEALMAGTLAKIEMEGIQAEIVESKTTSGGYLAIFNFETSEYKSQIQIEVSLRNGKKKSGTAALVQSDLVVPYTLIHLKEEILVVEKIQACLTRGKARDFYDLYFILRSRLAFKEAFIQDKQLKAKILKVVKSGKLDFKRELKLFLPVSQQMVIKGFPETLVTEIERNLA; encoded by the coding sequence ATGATTGAAAAAAGGCAAGTTCAAAAATTGGCCCAAGCGTGGCAAACCACGACAGAAAATGTCGTCCGTGAATATTTTCAGCAGTTATTTCTTTCGCGGCTCTATCAGGAAAAGGGTTCTGATAAACTGCTTTTTAAGGGCGGCACGGCTTTACGGATTATCTGGCAGAGTCCCCGGTTTTCAGAAGACCTGGATTTTACAGGAGTCAATATAGCCATTAAAGGCATTGAGGCCTTGATGGCGGGAACACTTGCCAAGATAGAAATGGAAGGTATTCAGGCCGAGATTGTTGAATCAAAAACCACATCCGGCGGATACCTTGCCATATTTAACTTTGAAACCAGCGAATACAAGAGTCAGATTCAGATCGAAGTTTCTTTACGGAATGGCAAAAAGAAGTCTGGAACAGCGGCGCTTGTCCAGTCCGACCTTGTTGTGCCTTACACGCTTATTCATCTTAAGGAGGAGATTCTTGTCGTTGAGAAAATCCAGGCCTGTCTTACGCGCGGCAAGGCGCGTGATTTTTATGACCTTTATTTTATCCTGCGCAGCCGCCTAGCCTTCAAAGAGGCGTTTATTCAGGACAAACAACTGAAGGCAAAGATTCTTAAGGTTGTCAAATCCGGGAAACTGGATTTTAAGCGTGAGCTGAAATTATTTCTTCCCGTCAGCCAGCAAATGGTCATAAAGGGCTTTCCAGAGACGCTGGTAACGGAAATTGAGCGAAACCTGGCGTGA